In a single window of the Streptomyces sp. NBC_00285 genome:
- a CDS encoding sensor histidine kinase: MPTPQGLSTDLAVRLPQLLEAMRSVDSGPEPRSLLQRICETAAELTGARYAAIGVVDEDGERLTDFVFHGTDEPTARRIGRRPDGCKGLLGALARNPEPMRLADLTVDPRSCGLPEHHPPMRTFLGLPVRVRGEVFGTLYVTEKHGGMLFDDHDLNLVRVLATEAGIAVGNARLYEAAQQHERWIDGSVAVTTALLSGGDADDALQVVAEQARRLSRSTAGIVLLPSDEGGLEIVAVAVAADRPSEALGTVIPPDSEIVAELLDGQAVFVQDAATDPRVTSGFARDYGPIMMVPLQSEGRLLGSLVTPRARGERPFTEAERTLAVQFASQAALALIMAETQRDRERLAVYEDRDRIARDLHDLVIQRLFATGMMLGSTQRRSAVPEVRDGVGKAVDELDTTIQEIRTAVFALQQSPADTSAGLRTRVLREITMAAVPLGFTPSHRFVGPVDTVVGDMVGKNLVAALREALSNAFRHARASRIDVVVDANATLPDGSPGVRLTVADDGVGIPEGGRRSGLRNLERRAESLGGDSGHGPGIGENGGGTTVVWEAPR; this comes from the coding sequence ATGCCCACCCCTCAGGGACTGTCGACCGACCTGGCCGTACGGCTGCCGCAACTGCTGGAGGCGATGCGGTCCGTGGACAGTGGTCCGGAGCCGCGCTCCCTGCTGCAGAGGATCTGCGAGACGGCAGCGGAACTGACCGGCGCCCGGTACGCGGCCATCGGTGTCGTCGACGAGGACGGCGAGAGGCTCACCGACTTCGTCTTCCACGGGACCGACGAGCCGACGGCCCGGCGGATCGGGCGACGGCCCGACGGGTGCAAGGGCCTGCTCGGCGCCCTCGCCCGCAACCCGGAGCCGATGAGGCTCGCGGATCTGACCGTGGACCCGCGCTCGTGCGGCCTGCCCGAACACCATCCGCCGATGCGCACCTTCCTGGGCCTGCCCGTCCGGGTGCGAGGCGAGGTCTTCGGCACCCTGTATGTGACGGAGAAGCACGGGGGCATGCTGTTCGACGACCATGACCTCAACCTGGTCCGGGTGCTGGCCACGGAGGCGGGGATCGCCGTCGGCAACGCCCGTCTGTACGAGGCGGCACAGCAGCATGAGCGCTGGATCGACGGCTCGGTCGCCGTGACCACCGCCCTGCTGTCCGGTGGCGATGCCGACGACGCTCTCCAGGTCGTCGCCGAGCAGGCCCGCCGGCTGTCCCGATCGACGGCCGGGATCGTGCTGCTGCCCAGTGACGAGGGCGGGCTGGAGATCGTGGCCGTGGCCGTGGCCGCGGACCGGCCGTCGGAAGCGCTCGGCACGGTGATTCCGCCGGACAGCGAGATCGTCGCCGAACTCCTCGACGGACAGGCCGTGTTCGTGCAGGACGCGGCCACGGATCCACGCGTGACCAGCGGCTTCGCGCGCGACTACGGGCCGATCATGATGGTGCCGCTCCAGAGCGAAGGCCGGTTGCTGGGCAGTCTCGTCACACCGCGCGCCCGCGGGGAGCGACCGTTCACCGAGGCGGAGCGCACTCTCGCCGTCCAGTTCGCCTCGCAGGCCGCGCTCGCTCTGATCATGGCCGAGACGCAGCGGGACCGGGAGCGGCTCGCGGTGTACGAGGACCGCGACCGGATCGCACGTGACCTGCACGACCTCGTCATCCAGCGACTGTTCGCGACGGGGATGATGCTCGGCAGCACGCAGCGCCGGTCGGCCGTGCCCGAGGTGCGGGACGGGGTGGGCAAGGCGGTGGACGAACTCGACACCACCATCCAGGAGATCCGCACCGCGGTCTTCGCGCTCCAGCAGAGCCCGGCCGACACCTCTGCGGGACTCCGTACCCGGGTGCTGCGAGAGATCACCATGGCAGCCGTGCCGCTCGGTTTCACGCCCTCGCACCGATTCGTCGGCCCGGTCGACACCGTGGTCGGCGACATGGTCGGCAAGAACCTCGTCGCGGCCCTGCGCGAGGCTCTGTCCAACGCCTTCCGGCACGCCCGCGCCTCCCGGATCGACGTCGTCGTCGACGCGAACGCGACCCTGCCGGACGGCAGCCCGGGCGTCCGGCTGACCGTCGCGGACGACGGTGTCGGCATTCCCGAGGGCGGTCGGCGCAGCGGCCTGCGCAACCTCGAACGACGGGCAGAGTCCCTCGGCGGTGACAGCGGACACGGGCCGGGCATCGGCGAGAACGGCGGCGGGACGACGGTGGTCTGGGAGGCACCACGCTGA
- the cydD gene encoding thiol reductant ABC exporter subunit CydD: MKPIDPRLLRYARATRLFLVAVVGLGVLGALLVIAQAMLIAEIVVGAFQHGLSVAELRTPLVLLATVAVGRGLVSWLTELAAHRASAAVKSELRRRLLDRAAALGPGWLSGQRTGSLVALATRGVDALDDYFSRYLPQLGLAAVVPVAVLARIVTEDWVSAAIIVGTLPLIPVFMMLIGWATQSRMDQQWRLLSRLSGHFLDVVTGLPTLKVFGRAKAQAESIRRITGEYRQATMRTLRIAFISSFALELLSTLSVALVAVTIGMRLVHGEMHLYDGLVILILAPEAYLPLRQVGAQYHAAAEGLAAAEEIFAVLETPVPPSGTGPVPAGALSFEQVTVRYPGRSGDAITDASFQIAPGETVALVGPSGAGKSTLLNVLLGFVRPTEGRVRIGDADLAEVDLEEWRSRIAWVPQRPQLFAGTIAENIRLACPDADESAVRRALADAGALEFVDALPRGADTVLGEDGAGLSAGQRQRLALARAFLADRPVLLLDEPTAALDGATEAEVVAAVRRLAAGRTVLLVVHRPALLGVADRVVRLAEPVPQAPVEATARASAAPVVGTSVVASAGPSVTDVPPDRRSTLARVRAMSGPRRGRLVLALLLGSLALGSAVGLMATSGWLISRASQQPPVLYLMVAVTATRAFGIGRAVFRYAERLVSHDAVLRMLADTRVAVYRRLERLAPSGLRTARRGDLLSRLVSDVDALQDYWLRWLLPAGAAVVVSAASVGFTAWLLPEAGAVLAAGLLAAGAGVPLVTGAVARRAEHRLAPARGELATRVTDLLTGTAELTVAGALPARTAETRRADGVLKRIASRAATATALGDGLTAVICGLTVTATALVGVQAVAAGRLGGIAMAVVVLTPLAAFEAVLGLPLAVQYRQRVRRSAERVYEVLDAPEPVREPESSRPAPASPFPVVLKGLAARHEGQDRDALAGLDLTLHQGRRVAVVGASGSGKTTLAQVLLRFLDADTGTYTLGGVDAYGLHSDDVRRLVGLCAQDAHLFDSSVRENLLLAKKDATEDELRDALRRARLLDWADGLPDGLDTLVGEHGAWLSGGQRQRLALARALLADFPVLVLDEPAEHLDLPTADALTVDLLAATQGRTTLLITHRLAGLESVDEVVVLDAGRVVQRGSYEELAAVEGPLREMAAREAASELLVGAP; encoded by the coding sequence GTGAAACCGATCGATCCACGCCTGCTCCGATACGCCAGGGCCACCAGGCTCTTCTTGGTAGCGGTGGTCGGCCTGGGAGTCCTCGGCGCCCTGTTGGTCATCGCCCAGGCGATGCTCATCGCCGAGATCGTGGTCGGCGCGTTCCAGCACGGTCTGTCGGTCGCTGAACTCCGCACTCCCCTGGTGCTGTTGGCGACGGTAGCCGTCGGTCGCGGACTCGTCTCCTGGCTCACCGAGCTGGCCGCCCATCGTGCGAGTGCCGCGGTGAAGTCGGAGCTTCGGAGGCGGCTGCTGGATCGGGCCGCGGCCCTCGGCCCCGGGTGGCTGAGCGGACAGCGGACCGGGTCCTTGGTCGCCCTTGCCACCAGGGGAGTCGACGCCCTCGACGACTACTTCTCCCGCTACCTCCCGCAGTTGGGGCTGGCGGCGGTCGTGCCGGTGGCGGTGCTGGCGCGGATCGTGACCGAGGACTGGGTCTCGGCGGCCATCATCGTCGGAACCCTGCCGCTCATCCCGGTTTTCATGATGCTGATCGGCTGGGCCACCCAGTCCCGGATGGACCAGCAGTGGCGGCTGCTGTCCCGACTGTCGGGGCATTTCCTGGACGTCGTCACGGGGCTGCCGACCCTGAAGGTGTTCGGCCGGGCCAAGGCGCAGGCCGAGTCGATCCGGCGCATCACCGGTGAGTACCGGCAGGCGACCATGCGGACGCTGCGGATCGCCTTCATCTCCTCCTTCGCGCTGGAGTTGCTGTCGACGCTCTCCGTCGCGCTGGTCGCCGTGACGATCGGGATGCGGCTCGTCCACGGCGAGATGCATCTGTACGACGGCCTGGTCATCCTCATCCTGGCCCCCGAGGCGTATCTGCCCCTGCGTCAGGTGGGCGCGCAGTATCACGCGGCGGCGGAAGGGCTGGCAGCCGCAGAGGAGATCTTCGCGGTCCTGGAGACGCCGGTCCCGCCATCGGGGACCGGCCCTGTGCCTGCGGGTGCGCTCTCCTTCGAGCAGGTCACCGTTCGCTACCCGGGTCGCTCAGGGGACGCCATCACGGATGCGTCCTTCCAGATCGCGCCCGGGGAGACGGTCGCTCTGGTCGGGCCCAGCGGCGCGGGCAAGTCGACGCTGCTGAACGTCCTCCTGGGATTCGTCCGGCCCACCGAGGGGCGGGTGCGGATCGGGGACGCCGATCTCGCCGAGGTGGACCTGGAGGAGTGGCGGTCGCGTATCGCATGGGTGCCGCAGCGGCCGCAGCTGTTCGCCGGGACGATCGCCGAGAACATACGGCTGGCGTGCCCCGACGCGGACGAGTCCGCCGTACGGCGGGCGTTGGCGGACGCGGGGGCGCTGGAGTTCGTCGACGCACTGCCTCGCGGGGCCGACACCGTGCTCGGTGAGGACGGGGCCGGGCTGTCCGCCGGACAGCGGCAACGGCTCGCGCTGGCACGGGCGTTCCTCGCGGATCGTCCTGTACTGCTCCTCGACGAGCCGACGGCGGCGCTCGACGGAGCCACCGAGGCGGAGGTCGTGGCGGCGGTACGGCGACTGGCGGCCGGACGGACGGTGCTACTGGTGGTGCATCGGCCGGCGCTGCTCGGCGTGGCGGACCGGGTGGTGCGGCTGGCGGAGCCGGTGCCCCAGGCGCCGGTTGAGGCCACGGCCAGGGCATCCGCGGCACCAGTGGTGGGGACCAGCGTCGTCGCCTCGGCCGGACCCTCGGTGACCGATGTGCCGCCGGACCGGCGCAGCACTCTCGCCCGGGTGCGCGCCATGTCCGGTCCCCGGCGTGGCCGACTCGTTCTCGCGCTGCTCCTCGGCAGTCTCGCCCTCGGTAGTGCCGTGGGGCTGATGGCCACCTCCGGGTGGTTGATCTCGCGAGCCTCGCAGCAGCCGCCCGTGCTGTATCTGATGGTGGCCGTGACGGCGACCAGGGCCTTCGGGATCGGACGGGCGGTGTTCCGGTACGCGGAGCGGCTGGTGTCGCACGACGCCGTGCTGCGGATGCTCGCCGACACCCGGGTCGCCGTCTACCGGCGGCTGGAACGACTTGCGCCGTCCGGTCTGCGGACGGCTCGCCGCGGTGATCTGCTCTCGCGGCTCGTCTCCGATGTGGACGCGCTTCAGGACTACTGGCTGCGCTGGCTGTTGCCGGCCGGTGCCGCGGTCGTGGTGTCGGCAGCTTCCGTGGGCTTCACGGCCTGGCTGTTGCCCGAGGCCGGTGCCGTGCTCGCCGCGGGCCTGCTGGCGGCCGGTGCGGGTGTCCCGCTGGTTACCGGTGCCGTGGCCCGGCGGGCCGAGCACAGGCTCGCGCCCGCCCGCGGGGAACTGGCCACCCGCGTGACCGATCTCCTCACCGGCACCGCCGAATTGACCGTCGCCGGCGCCCTGCCCGCCCGCACGGCGGAGACACGGCGAGCTGATGGCGTCCTCAAGCGGATCGCCTCCCGGGCCGCCACTGCCACCGCCCTCGGTGACGGACTCACCGCAGTGATCTGCGGTCTGACCGTCACGGCCACCGCCCTCGTCGGCGTCCAGGCGGTCGCCGCCGGCCGACTGGGCGGGATCGCCATGGCCGTCGTGGTCCTCACTCCGCTGGCCGCCTTCGAGGCGGTCCTCGGGCTGCCGCTCGCCGTGCAGTACCGCCAGCGGGTGCGCAGGAGCGCGGAGCGCGTGTACGAGGTGCTGGACGCGCCCGAGCCCGTACGGGAGCCGGAAAGCAGCCGACCGGCGCCCGCCTCACCGTTCCCGGTCGTCCTCAAGGGCCTTGCGGCCCGTCACGAGGGCCAGGACCGGGACGCGCTCGCCGGGCTCGACCTGACCCTTCACCAGGGCCGCAGGGTGGCGGTGGTCGGGGCGTCCGGCTCCGGCAAGACGACGCTCGCGCAGGTACTGCTGCGCTTCCTGGACGCGGACACCGGCACGTACACCCTGGGCGGCGTGGACGCCTACGGGCTGCACAGCGACGACGTACGGCGGCTGGTGGGGCTGTGCGCACAGGACGCGCACCTCTTCGACAGCTCGGTGCGCGAGAACCTGCTCCTGGCGAAGAAGGACGCGACCGAGGACGAGTTGAGGGATGCCCTGCGGCGGGCCCGGCTGCTCGACTGGGCGGATGGCCTTCCCGACGGACTCGACACGCTGGTCGGCGAACACGGGGCGTGGCTGTCCGGCGGCCAGCGGCAGCGCCTCGCGCTGGCCCGGGCGCTGCTCGCGGACTTCCCCGTCCTCGTCCTCGACGAGCCCGCCGAACATCTCGACCTGCCCACCGCGGACGCGCTCACCGTCGATCTGCTGGCTGCCACACAGGGCCGTACGACACTCCTCATCACCCACCGGCTGGCCGGGCTCGAGTCGGTGGACGAGGTGGTCGTGCTCGACGCGGGACGGGTGGTGCAGCGGGGCTCCTACGAGGAGTTGGCGGCCGTGGAGGGGCCCCTGCGGGAGATGGCCGCGCGGGAGGCGGCGTCGGAACTGCTGGTGGGAGCACCCTGA
- the cydB gene encoding cytochrome d ubiquinol oxidase subunit II has protein sequence MELHDVWFVLIAVLWTGYFFLEGFDFGVGVLTKLLARNRVEKRVLINTIGPVWDGNEVWLLTAGGATFAAFPEWYATLFSGFYLPLLVILVCLIVRGVAFEYRAKRPEENWQRNWETAIFWTSLIPAFLWGVAFGNIAHGVKIDRNFEYVGTLWDLFNPYAVLGGLVTLTLFTFHGTVFTALKTVGEIRERARKLASVVGLVTAVLALIFLLWTQVDAGDGKSLVAMVVAVAALVAALVANQAGREGWSFALSGITIVAAVAMLFLTLFPNVMPSSLNADWSLTVTNASSSPYTLKIMTWCAGIATPVVMLYQGWTYWVFRKRIGTQHIADAAH, from the coding sequence ATGGAACTTCACGACGTCTGGTTCGTGCTCATCGCGGTCCTGTGGACCGGCTACTTCTTCCTGGAGGGCTTCGACTTCGGGGTCGGTGTCCTCACCAAGCTGCTCGCCCGCAACCGGGTCGAGAAGCGCGTCCTGATCAACACCATCGGTCCCGTCTGGGACGGCAACGAGGTGTGGCTGCTGACGGCGGGCGGTGCGACCTTCGCGGCCTTCCCGGAGTGGTACGCCACGCTCTTCTCCGGGTTCTATCTGCCGTTGCTGGTCATTCTGGTCTGCCTGATCGTCCGCGGTGTCGCCTTCGAGTACCGGGCCAAGCGGCCCGAGGAGAACTGGCAGCGCAACTGGGAGACCGCGATCTTCTGGACCTCGCTCATCCCCGCCTTCCTGTGGGGCGTCGCCTTCGGCAACATCGCGCACGGAGTGAAGATCGACCGGAACTTCGAGTACGTCGGCACCCTGTGGGACCTGTTCAACCCGTACGCCGTTCTCGGCGGTCTGGTGACGCTGACGCTGTTCACCTTCCACGGCACGGTGTTCACGGCCCTCAAGACCGTCGGTGAGATCAGGGAGCGGGCGCGGAAGCTGGCCTCGGTGGTCGGTCTCGTCACGGCCGTTCTGGCGCTGATCTTCCTGCTGTGGACCCAGGTCGACGCTGGTGACGGCAAGAGTCTGGTCGCGATGGTGGTTGCCGTGGCCGCGTTGGTCGCCGCTCTGGTGGCCAACCAGGCAGGCCGTGAGGGATGGTCGTTCGCGCTGTCCGGCATCACCATCGTGGCCGCTGTGGCGATGCTCTTCCTGACGCTCTTCCCCAACGTCATGCCGTCCTCGCTCAACGCGGACTGGAGCCTGACGGTCACCAACGCCTCGTCGAGCCCGTACACCCTGAAGATCATGACCTGGTGCGCGGGGATCGCCACACCCGTCGTGATGCTCTACCAGGGGTGGACGTACTGGGTGTTCCGCAAGCGGATCGGTACGCAGCACATCGCCGACGCCGCGCACTGA
- a CDS encoding cytochrome ubiquinol oxidase subunit I produces MDLALAPETLARWQFGITTVYHFLFVPLTISLAALTAGLQTAWVRTENERYLRATKFWGKLFLINIAMGVVTGIVQEFQFGMNWSDYSRFVGDVFGAPLAFEALIAFFFESTFIGLWIFGWDKLPKKIHLACIWMVSIGTILSAYFILAANSWMQHPVGYRINEAKGRAELTDFWLVLTQNTALAQAFHTLSACFLTGGAFMVGIAAFHLFRKKHIPVMKTSLRLGLVTVVIAGMLTAISGDTLGKVMFKQQPMKMAAAEALWDGQDSAPFSIFAYGDVEKGHNTVAIEIPGLLSFLANDDFTSYIPGINDVNKAEQQKYGPGDYRPNIPVTFWAFRWMIGFGMTSFAVGLAGLWLTRKKFMLPQHLRVAEDEVPHLVLFRNKALSPKLGRLYWLVSIWTLGFPLIANSWGWIFTEMGRQPWVVYGVLQTRHAVSPGVSQAEVLISMITFTALYAVLAVVEVKLLVKYIKAGPPELTEADLNPPTKIGGDARDADKPMAFSY; encoded by the coding sequence GTGGACCTGGCTCTGGCGCCGGAGACCCTGGCGCGCTGGCAGTTCGGCATCACCACCGTCTACCACTTCCTGTTCGTCCCCCTGACGATCTCGCTGGCCGCCCTCACGGCCGGCCTCCAGACCGCATGGGTGCGTACGGAGAACGAGCGGTACCTCAGGGCCACCAAGTTCTGGGGCAAGCTCTTCCTGATCAACATCGCGATGGGTGTGGTCACCGGCATCGTGCAGGAGTTCCAGTTCGGCATGAACTGGTCCGACTACTCGCGCTTCGTCGGTGACGTCTTCGGTGCCCCGCTCGCCTTCGAGGCGCTGATCGCCTTCTTCTTCGAGTCCACCTTCATCGGACTGTGGATCTTCGGCTGGGACAAGCTGCCCAAGAAGATCCACCTGGCCTGCATCTGGATGGTCTCGATCGGCACGATCCTGTCGGCGTACTTCATCCTCGCGGCCAACTCGTGGATGCAGCACCCGGTCGGCTACCGGATCAACGAGGCGAAGGGCCGGGCCGAGCTCACCGACTTCTGGCTGGTGCTGACCCAGAACACCGCTCTCGCCCAGGCCTTCCACACACTCAGCGCGTGCTTCCTGACCGGAGGCGCGTTCATGGTCGGCATCGCGGCCTTCCATCTGTTCCGCAAGAAGCACATCCCCGTGATGAAGACCTCGCTGCGGCTGGGCCTCGTCACCGTGGTCATCGCCGGCATGCTCACCGCCATCAGCGGTGACACTCTCGGCAAGGTCATGTTCAAGCAGCAGCCGATGAAGATGGCGGCCGCCGAGGCGCTGTGGGACGGCCAGGACTCCGCCCCGTTCTCGATCTTCGCCTACGGCGACGTGGAGAAGGGCCACAACACCGTGGCCATCGAGATCCCCGGCCTGCTGTCCTTCCTCGCCAACGACGACTTCACCTCGTACATCCCCGGCATCAACGACGTGAACAAGGCCGAGCAGCAGAAGTACGGGCCGGGCGACTACCGTCCCAACATCCCCGTCACCTTCTGGGCGTTCCGCTGGATGATCGGCTTCGGCATGACGTCCTTCGCCGTCGGACTTGCCGGACTCTGGCTGACCCGCAAGAAGTTCATGCTGCCGCAGCACCTGCGGGTCGCCGAGGACGAGGTGCCGCATCTGGTCCTGTTCAGGAACAAGGCGCTCAGCCCCAAGCTCGGCAGGCTCTACTGGCTGGTGTCGATCTGGACCCTGGGCTTCCCGCTGATCGCCAACTCCTGGGGCTGGATCTTCACCGAGATGGGCCGTCAGCCGTGGGTCGTCTACGGCGTCCTGCAGACCCGGCACGCGGTCTCCCCCGGCGTCTCCCAGGCCGAGGTCCTCATCTCGATGATCACCTTCACGGCCCTGTACGCCGTCCTCGCCGTCGTCGAGGTCAAGCTGCTCGTGAAGTACATCAAGGCGGGCCCGCCCGAGCTCACGGAGGCCGACCTCAACCCGCCCACGAAGATCGGCGGCGACGCCCGTGACGCCGACAAGCCGATGGCCTTCTCGTACTAG